GCAGGCAAGCAAGCCAGCGGTGGACGACACAAAATCCGCTCAGTTATATCGCATATGAAGACAATGAAGGAAGCAATCAAGGTTGGTGTGGTGGGGTGCGGTTATTGGGGGCCGAACCTGATCCGCAACTTACGGCAATCCCCGGACTGCCAGCTCAAGCTCATTTGCGACACGAGCGAGCAACGTCTGAACCACATGCGGCGGCTGTATCCCGAGGTGGCAACCACACGTTCTTTTGAGGATCTGCTGAATGACGGGGATCTCGACGCGGTGGTCATTGCAACTCCGGTGCGCTTCCATTACGAGATGGCCATGGCGGCTCTGAGCGTTGGCAAGCATGTATTCATTGAGAAGCCGATGGCGCGGACAGAAGCGGAAGCTCAAGAAATGGTCACGCTGGCCGAACGCGAGGATCTGGTGGTGATGGTGGGACACACTTTCCTGTTTTCGCCGGCGGTGCGGCGCATGAAGCAAATCGTTGATGCTGGTGATATCGGCGAAGTGCAGTACATCGCGGCGTGCCGGCTGAATCTGGGCCTTTTCCAGAAGGACATCAACGTGGCTTGGGACCTTGCGCCGCACGATATCTCGATTCTGCTCCACCTATTGGATGAGCGCCCCATCAGCGTCTCCTGCCAGGGCAGCAGTCATGTGACGCGCGGCATCGAGGATGTGACGATGATGTATCTGAGCTTCGGTCGGAATCGCTGCGCTTTCATCCATAACAGCTGGCTGGATCCGAAGAAAGTTCGCCAGATGACCGTGGTGGGCTCGCAGCGCATGATTGTGTATGACGACATGGAGCCGCTGGAGAAGCTTAAGATATACGATGCGCGGGTGGAGGTGCCGCCCCATTACGACACGTTCGCCGAATTCAACTACTCGTACCACTATGGCGACGCCTACGTGCCCTACATCAAGCAGGATGAGCCGTTGAAGCTGGAGTGCCAGCATTTCCTGGAGTGCATTCGCGAGAAATGCACACCCATCGCCAATGGCCGGCTGGGCCTCGAAGTCGTGCGCATTCTGGAGGCAGCCGGTGAATCGCTGCGGCAGCAAGGTGCCTCGGTGTCCCTCGGCAGCGTAACGCAGTGGAGCAATGGCAATGGCAATGGCAATGGCAACGGACACCACGGCAGCGTCGTGCCAGTCACCGGCAGAAACGTAGTGGCCGCATGAGCAGCAGCGAACAACTCTTTCAGCGCATTGCCCCGGATGTGAAACTTGGCCAACGGGTCAAGGTATACGCTTTCACCAACCTATACGGGTGTGAGATTGGCGATGACGTGAAGATTGGCGCATTCGTGGAAATACAGAAGGGGGTTCGAGTCGGCAACCGGTGCAAGATTTCAAGCCACAGCTTTCTATGCGAGGGAGTGACCTTGGAGGATGAGGTTTTCATCGGTCACGGCGTCACTTTCATCAACGATCGTTACCCCAGGTCCACGAATGCGGATGGCAGTTCGCAGACCGAGGCGGACTGGGCGTGTATTCCGACGACGATCAAGAGAGGGGCTTCTATCGGCTCCGGCGCGACGATTCTGTGCGGGGTGGTTATTGGTGAGCGGGCCACGGTCGGCGCCGGCAGCGTGGTGACGAAAGATGTGCCGGAGGGCGCGATCGTTGCCGGCAACCCGGCGCGGCTGCTTCGCGTCGCCGGCACTGGTTGATGCTATGACCACTATGCAAGTTCCCTTCCATGACCTGCGCGGAGGACGCGAGCCGCTGATGAACGCGCCAGGGGAGAAGTCGCTTCGTGAGGTGGCGTTCCTATGAACCCTGCCAATCCCT
This genomic window from Candidatus Paceibacterota bacterium contains:
- a CDS encoding Gfo/Idh/MocA family oxidoreductase; this encodes MKTMKEAIKVGVVGCGYWGPNLIRNLRQSPDCQLKLICDTSEQRLNHMRRLYPEVATTRSFEDLLNDGDLDAVVIATPVRFHYEMAMAALSVGKHVFIEKPMARTEAEAQEMVTLAEREDLVVMVGHTFLFSPAVRRMKQIVDAGDIGEVQYIAACRLNLGLFQKDINVAWDLAPHDISILLHLLDERPISVSCQGSSHVTRGIEDVTMMYLSFGRNRCAFIHNSWLDPKKVRQMTVVGSQRMIVYDDMEPLEKLKIYDARVEVPPHYDTFAEFNYSYHYGDAYVPYIKQDEPLKLECQHFLECIREKCTPIANGRLGLEVVRILEAAGESLRQQGASVSLGSVTQWSNGNGNGNGNGHHGSVVPVTGRNVVAA
- a CDS encoding acyltransferase, whose product is MSSSEQLFQRIAPDVKLGQRVKVYAFTNLYGCEIGDDVKIGAFVEIQKGVRVGNRCKISSHSFLCEGVTLEDEVFIGHGVTFINDRYPRSTNADGSSQTEADWACIPTTIKRGASIGSGATILCGVVIGERATVGAGSVVTKDVPEGAIVAGNPARLLRVAGTG